The following are from one region of the Plasmodium cynomolgi strain B DNA, chromosome 1, whole genome shotgun sequence genome:
- a CDS encoding DNA replication licensing factor MCM7 (putative), which translates to MEIRTYVDDNHTKYLEAVKNYNSHIDELVTFFDTFEDPSANHTNWGKLKYKGYLQKIYNHETELLPIYLDDLREHFCKENKEADYSVYNGIMTNTHRYMELLYSAADKCLSDECFKRFVKGYGEEDENEKTKRKNLRRINNEDLSGYSTDESEKEAFNNLFRDMIKPIEEIRQERMKEYKLPAYLRVNFEIILIPSSRDLVRKMRVVNADCIGSLSTFECEVIRATQLKPRIQVATYECDRCHVFAYKAVDGPFFMPLFDCPGCTNVHGVRGSLKFQAKLSKFVKYQEIKVQELPSQLPEGDIPRRVLMPVTKSGFQALKGGLIAEKVFHIYYVQNNKENFNEHIDNYDKIMEEVQALKNSPNLYEKLAFNIGPEIYGHDDVKKALLLQLIGGCTKKKDGGMIRGDIHILLMGDPGVAKSQLMKKVCLIASRSIYTTGKGSSSVGLTAAVLKDPNTGETTLEGGALVLADKGICCIDEFDKMDEFDRSAIYEVMEQQTVSIAKAGHCSNMPARSSVLAAANPINGRYDCKKSVMLNMNLPAALLTRFDLQFLLLDISDRDKDKKLAEHVLNILKCADSNDDKKKRSELSSEGYEEIDKTVLRAFIQLAKKKEPTISPDLIPKITQWYVSSRQLESQQERYNDTRINYTTPRALLAILRISQALARLRDSDVIETADFEEAIRLTEQSKASVSQQTEKRRRKDSSTEIMNIIKSIKEKIMEKKKKWNGWISIEEIETQAVTKGFTKAHVFNTIDKYVELTVFTINKNNTAIAFPNDVYNADDEDDNDEGNSDGADAPDDEEEDAF; encoded by the exons atggaaatcaGGACGTACGTGGATGATAACCACACGAAGTATTTAGAAGCggtgaaaaattacaattcGCATATAGATGAACTGGTGACCTTTTTCGACACGTTCGAAGACCCCTCGGCGAATCATACCAACTGGGGGAagttaaaatataaaggaTACCTTCAAAAGATTTACAATCACGAAACGGAGTTGCTGCCAATATATTTAGACGACCTAAGGGAACATTTCTGCAAGGAGAACAAGGAAGCGGATTATTCCGTGTACAATGGGATTATGACCAACACGCACAGGTACATGGAGTTACTCTACTCTGCAGCTGATAAATGCTTGTCCGATGAATGTTTCAAAAGGTTTGTAAAGGGTTATGGAGAGGAGGACGAAAATGAGAAGacaaagaggaagaactTGAGgagaataaataatgaagaCCTTAGTGGGTATTCCACGGACGAAAGTGAAAAGGAAGCGTTTAACAACTTATTTCGTGATATGATTAAACCAATTGAAGAAATTAGACAAGAAAGAATGAAAGAGTACAAACTGCCAGCATATTTAAGAGtcaattttgaaattatCCTTATTCCTAGTTCGAGAGATTTGGTTCGAAAAATGAGAGTAGTGAATGCAGACTGTATAGGATCTTTAAGTACATTCGAATGTGAAGTTATTAGAGCTACTCAACTGAAGCCCAGGATCCAAGTAGCTACATACGAATGTGATAGATGTCACGTATTTGCATATAAAGCAGTGGAtggtccattttttatgcctcTTTTTGATTGCCCTGGATGTACAAATGTGCATGGTGTTAGAGGATCACTCAAATTTCAAGCCAAGTTAAgtaaatttgtaaaatacCAAGAAATTAAAGTCCAAGAATTGCCTAGCCAGTTACCAGAAGGAGACATCCCTAGGA GGGTTCTTATGCCAGTCACGAAAAGTGGATTCCAAGCATTAAAGGGGGGACTCATTGCAGAGAAGGtctttcatatttattacgTACAAAacaataaagaaaattttaatgagcATATTGACAACTATGACAAAATTATGGAAGAAGTTCAAGCTTTGAAAAATAGCCCTAATTTGTACGAAAAGTTGGCCTTTAATATTGGTCCTGAAATATATGGACATGACGATGTGAAGAAGGCATTACTGTTGCAGCTAATCGGaggatgcacaaaaaaaaaagatggagGGATGATAAGAGGTGATATACATATACTGCTCATGGGAGATCCAGGAGTTGCAAAAAGTCAGCTAATGAAGAAGGTATGTCTCATTGCTTCGAGATCAATTTACACAACAGGAAAGGGAAGTAGTTCTGTTGGTTTAACTGCAGCTGTTTTGAAGGACCCCAATACGGGCGAAACAACCTTAGAGGGAGGAGCACTCGTTTTGGCAGACAAAGGAATATGCTGCATTGATGAATTTGACAAGATGGACGAATTTGATAGATCAGCCATTTACGAAGTTATGGAACAACAAACCGTTTCGATAGCAAAAGCTGGCCATTGTAGTAACATGCCTGCGAGGTCTTCTGTATTGGCAGCTGCCAACCCTATTAATGGCAGATACGATTGTAAGAAATCCGTTATGCTTAACATGAATTTGCCTGCTGCGCTACTAACCAGATTTGATTTACAGTTTCTACTTTTGGACATATCTGATAGGGATAAGGATAAAAAGCTAGCTGAGCATGTGCTGAACATTTTGAAGTGCGCAGACTCTAATgatgataaaaagaaaagatccGAATTGAGCAGCGAAGGGTATGAAGAAATTGACAAAACTGTACTGAGGGCGTTTatccagctagccaaaaaaaaagaacccacGATTTCACCAGACCTGATTCCCAAAATTACCCAGTGGTATGTTTCTTCCAGACAATTAGAATCGCAGCAGGAGAGATACAACGATACCCGTATTAATTATACAACACCGAGAGCACTGCTAGCCATTCTTCGAATATCACAGGCGCTAGCAAGACTGAGAGACAGCGATGTCATAGAGACGGCCGATTTTGAAGAAGCCATCCGATTAACGGAGCAGTCCAAAGCTAGCGTCTCTCaacaaacggaaaaaagaagaaggaaagatTCCTCCACCgaaattatgaatattattaaaagtataaaggagaaaattatggaaaagaaaaaaaaatggaatggaTGGATATCGATTGAAGAAATCGAAACGCAGGCTGTAACCAAGGGGTTTACCAAAGCGCACGTTTTTAACACCATTGACAAGTACGTGGAGCTCACAGTGTTCACCATCAACAAGAACAACACGGCCATTGCCTTCCCGAACGACGTGTACAACGCGGACGATGAGGACGATAATGACGAGGGGAACAGCGATGGTGCGGACGCGCCcgacgacgaggaggaggacgcCTTCTGA
- a CDS encoding origin recognition subunit (putative), translating to MMQSIQVNSPKKVVRMQGGSDEDEENEKEEYLITNLTESNKNMPSLIVRIPSNMNKFLSKEEVKINFNEDIKLPNKKGSKMLRSFKMEPSATGSCEEVSEKTMENTYGSPDVKVDSTYQSDGTGGGATPRNGLVRGGGSGEGGENGDSDESDESDESGDDDEEDQEDDEMSEGLIKSFKQNYVEKHQTNACNESLTFLRDHTKNELEYFLQKKKLHSSYEMKINDIINIDYDKLNEKNIIPYFLTNMFDAEQKKKREKLKQLLEAKRKSMLERSKRRYNNQMEKGVAGRQKGKPRPSSKGSKPTKGEKLHSAKLKKEKGANGKGRQEDDAADDENDDADDENDEAKDENDDAEDEDEDVEDDAYEPLPKGGKRKNKQGAKLVGLKDKRTRTEEGDKQEDSYLDDFDKEADLDADVDADVDADVNIYNDPTLYGIEGSSDYTEGLKSDLENSQEEEEAKDQQQMGSIPKAQKKKKNVEQVAEEEEKIDDIIDTETQKLISYDYYSSINIKEVVKPSYKIKSLTPFIPIEENIDNLDHVQKLQYLIKNLPHTHIKEKRSLYHYNIKQFIKWKVYLMNNINICLYGVGSKYHLLNLFCNICLNDGNKCIVLGFEEEINFEEILTRILEYHYKYKTSKNLKSFDLLYELIHKVNEANVPLYFVIHNIDNVKLYPYYEYFSFMSQYDNIHFVCSIDDVSFELNMNFKNISSINFHYVKCHTWLDYRHEILRQWNKFLPEWVFNKKCEEVDMKKNIETILNALSINHKRLFKIIASIQLENLEKGIYGVEKESLLQDKRIFTVGASSIRINSLLVEFVSHNVITETRLKEGNTFLKINADKEELKRVAEQ from the coding sequence ATGATGCAGAGCATCCAGGTTAATTCACCCAAGAAAGTGGTGCGGATGCAAGGAGGAAGTGacgaagatgaagaaaacgaaaaagaagaatatcTCATCACCAATCTTACCGAAAGCAATAAAAACATGCCTAGTCTTATAGTTCGTATTCCGAGCaacatgaacaaatttttaagtaAAGAGGAAGTAAAAATCAACTTTAATGAAGATATTAAACTGCctaataaaaaggggagcaaaaTGTTGCGCTCCTTTAAGATGGAGCCATCTGCAACAGGCAGCTGTGAGGAAGTGAGTGAGAAGACCATGGAAAATACCTATGGGAGTCCCGATGTCAAAGTGGACAGTACGTACCAGTCGGACGGGACAGGTGGAGGGGCTACCCCTAGGAACGGGTTGGTCCGCGGAGGGGGCAGCGGTGAAGGCGGTGAAAACGGTGATAGCGACGAAAGCGACGAAAGCGACGAAAGCGgcgatgatgatgaggaagacCAGGAGGACGATGAAATGAGTGAGGGACTCATCAAGTCATTCAAACAGAACTACGTGGAGAAGCACCAAACGAACGCTTGCAATGAAAGCCTTACCTTCCTAAGAGatcacacaaaaaatgaactagaatattttcttcaaaaaaaaaaactacacagTTCAtacgaaatgaaaataaatgacatTATTAACATCGACTATGATAAGCTGAACGAGAAAAATATCATCCCATACTTCTTAACGAACATGTTCGATGCagaacagaagaagaagagagaGAAGTTGAAGCAGCTGTTGGAGGCCAAGCGGAAGTCCATGTTGGAGAGATCAAAGAGGAGGTATAACaaccaaatggagaaggGGGTCGCGGGGCGCCAGAAGGGAAAGCCCAGGCCCAGCTCGAAGGGGAGCAAACCgacgaagggggagaagctgCACAGCGCGAAgttgaaaaaggagaagggtGCAAACGGAAAGGGGCGCCAAGAGGACGACGCTGCTGACGACGAAAATGACGACGCTGACGATGAAAACGACGAAGCGAAGGATGAAAACGACGACGCGGAGGACGAAGACGAAGACGTTGAAGACGACGCGTACGAGCCTCTCCCAAAGGGCGGCAAGCGGAAAAACAAGCAGGGGGCGAAGCTAGTCGGGTTAAAGGACAAAAGGACGCGCACCGAAGAGGGAGACAAGCAGGAGGACTCATACCTGGACGACTTTGATAAAGAAGCTGACTTAGACGCTGACGTAGACGCTGATGTAGACGCTGATGTGAACATTTACAACGACCCGACGCTGTACGGAATCGAAGGCAGCAGTGATTACACGGAGGGGCTAAAGAGCGACCTAGAAAACTcccaagaagaagaagaagcaaaggaTCAACAACAGATGGGGAGCATTCCAAaggcacagaaaaaaaaaaaaaatgtagagcAAGTagcagaggaagaagaaaaaatagatgaTATAATAGACACAGAAACGCAAAAATTAATCTCCTATGATTACTATTCcagtataaatataaaagaagtaGTAAAGCCgagttataaaataaaatcattaACCCCCTTTATTCCCATTGAGGAAAATATTGACAATTTAGATCATGTCCAAAAATTGCAATACCTTATTAAAAACCTcccccacacacatataaaagagaaaaggtCTCTATACCACTACAACATAAAGCAGTTTATCAAATGGAAAGTCTAtctaatgaataatataaatatttgccTTTACGGAGTAGGGTCAAAATATCATTTACTCAACCTGTTTTGCAATATATGCCTAAATGACGGGAACAAATGTATTGTGCTAGGGttcgaagaagaaataaactTTGAAGAAATTCTAACACGCATATTGGAGTACCACtataaatacaaaacatccaaaaatttaaagtCATTTGATTTGCTATACGAATTAATCCACAAAGTTAATGAAGCTAATGTAcccctttattttgttatacaTAATATAGATAACGTAAAATTATACCCCTactatgaatatttttcttttatgagTCAATATGATAATATTCACTTTGTTTGTTCTATTGATGATGTTTCCTTTGAACTCAACATGAACTTTAAGAATATCAGCTCGATTAATTTCCACTATGTGAAATGCCACACGTGGTTAGACTATCGTCATGAAATTTTGAGACAGTGGAATAAATTCCTCCCTGAATGGGTGTTCAATAAAAAGTGTGAGGAGGTAGACATGAAGAAGAACATAGAAACTATATTAAACGCGCTTAGTATAAATCATAAGAGACTCTTTAAAATCATTGCATCGATCCAGTTGGAAAATCTGGAAAAGGGTATCTACGGGGTGGAGAAGGAGTCCTTGCTCCAGGACAAGCGAATATTTACCGTCGGAGCTTCCAGCATCAGGATAAACTCCCTTCTTGTCGAATTCGTGTCCCACAATGTTATCACCGAAACGAGGCTCAAGGAGGGTAATACCTTCCTCAAAATAAATGCAGATAAGGAGGAGCTCAAGAGGGTCGCCGAGCAGTT
- a CDS encoding endonuclease/exonuclease/phosphatase domain containing protein (putative), with protein MNAYNTEGRYLLIIYEKVFKIIYIKNLKDNKNEKVKVPSLFIFRDTGKCTEKLINKDKIRKKSKKFGNIISELIIDNIIGTIEIRDELFLFVVDKWKLLCKFFYLNKYRSIYKIEKVHYIPYNINIVSLNTIISNALNVDDNSNSYFINHLVNHEDIGKDFEVINNSSQSHSTAVAKRVASPSDHRNGSGNRSGSRSGNRNGSRSGNRSGNRSGNRSGNRSGNHGDKAGNAPQNANSNDPSYEPDSSDNEIEKDYKMDEENMYNKHFANKSSKLNGNRATSTRNKFGAEFEMEVEPTNHRTHRSVNYNKKEEKNKKILNFNTAKRWLTNQFNHKNLLNIISDITNYDGRGLGEGGGRPASRAQPGERFASGVTGGTIGAASSSHTRRGMQRNEEETVNTNSSTLDENEFMMQVLNDKEKCSRQENGGMSNKIINSEHNCRGRGVGEKENGTSIYDANSNDGNVRYGRSDQQSMRTEPRASYTNKEDAHRKKTMDSSKISINLIDDLFTDRKDNEESPVGGDQTDRQANKLNHVRHDGTKESYQIGGKKDQNNFLNCGENEKRSSLGPPEGSLLSDKKGDIVGTEAAVGEVATNGNNDSYYQNLMCIYNDEKKGAVSSRNESASGKVEEDKGVPNERGHNKVRDSPKNASEAAAGAAAEEEEEEEGGKKKGDLKDLINNSYFNVRNNLVVVENSEPSEKRNSYPLSFKNVNDESVKADEKKMNIKMDMHKMLKMIQKILTVHMYYSYDFDLTQCIQKKVKKNIEEVDVEPMFSSSSTHRKRSFLNVSEKNFMWNYQMIKKIKCKCKIDDNWFCSVIQGYISYTSIEINRRCLELLLISRRSSVLGGTRFNKRGINDDGYVANYVETEQIVRINNRNITYLNRFDKANMAVDNVKKQKGRSAPTSGGKNMHEGELHPLGKVPHPLEEEKSRGGEGTAETSVNNEKASAGESGRASQGCINSDSNFENRIISLVQIRGSIPLFWKQHSMSSHVNIQRSSLLSIKAFKEHNKKLITNYGNNIYYINLLSQNKNNEKKLTKKMIELINYIKKDKHYKEKNFINYIEYDFHISVKNKSFEDAMNDFINKVLLKEIKNVSFFMEPSKSVVEGGANTNSSSSNNISENHECVFQNGVFRTNCLDCLDRTNVFQYYYTLFFILYVLHVSKNDIFLKPVKKSHLCFYKNFNTLFNSKSVTIVTTLPTDSYLLELSEKSGINKNYDYSKGSSNSSGSLFEDYCYVNEGGAPHNEEGANGVSSVNNTSGVNNASSVNNTSGVNNTSSVNNMSGVNNMSGVNNMSSVNNMSSVNNMSGVNNMSGVNNMSSVNNESSVNNESSINNASSVKNGGSNLHNGSSLNSGGGKKECLKNEIMSRMEKEEKKHRMSYSNYEREDERKFSGRQEQPDEYVHILKHFFKKMWVENGDIISTHYTGTGSVFSSQINVGRSSLSTNIDHAIKSIERFYQNNFEDNFRQECIDIILCTGKYSKIKRRNFIGADFNYFLNYGNFMNKESFLGLRGRNMGLSIPYLPYGRNAQMSKAHPSEGLIQTEQGTSKENHTRGRSKHKPSEYNTNSSDSSENGVENSSSLLEEEQDEDEGRLSRGRSKQGKIRGPSKNAERKKLEGRRTKERHSEVEDPLSKGVNFEDDKGKDDEEESEEQQEHAYQSPHAKEPRKMHKSVKRAKMKKTKKVYLAESESKEIVHMRREKPCGKSTSMSDAYSRTNVNNDSSAENTINSNSSSSGSSDVSGSRSESGSSISDINVLKKRKKKKKRKNVNKKGKEKKKSDLVYMKNLYKKKKYIQREE; from the exons ATGAATGCATACAACACTGAAGGGAGATACTTGTTAATAATATACGAAAaggtatttaaaataatctacataaagaatttaaaagataacaaaaatgagaaagtcAAAGTGCCATCCCTGTTCATTTTCCGAGATACTGGAAAGTGCACTGAGAAGTTaataaataaagataaaatcagaaagaaaagcaaaaaatttggaaatatCATAAGTGAACTAATCATAGATAATATAATTGGCACCATCGAAATTAGAGACGAGTTATTTCTGTTCGTAGTGGACAAATGGAAACTactgtgcaaatttttttacttaaataaatataggAGCATATATAAGATAGAAAAGGTACATTACATCCCTTACAATATTAACATAGTTTCCTTGAATACCATTATTAGCAATGCACTTAACGTCGATGACAACTCCAATAGTTACTTTATCAACCACTTGGTCAACCATGAAGATATAGGCAAAGATTTTGAGGTCATAAATAACAGCAGTCAAAGTCACAGCACGGCGGTGGCGAAGCGCGTCGCGAGTCCTAGTGATCACCGGAATGGAAGCGGAAATCGAAGCGGCAGTCGAAGCGGCAATCGAAACGGCAGTCGAAGCGGCAATCGCAGCGGCAATCGAAGCGGCAATCGAAGCGGCAATCGAAGCGGCAATCATGGCGACAAGGCGGGCAACGCCCCGCAGAACGCGAACTCGAATGATCCCTCCTACGAGCCAGATAGCTCAGACAACGAAATTGAGAAGGACTACAAAATGGATGaggaaaatatgtacaacaagcattttgcaaataaaagtAGCAAGTTAAATGGAAATAGAGCTACGAGCACGCGGAACAAATTTGGAGCTGAATTCGAAATGGAGGTCGAACCCACGAATCATAGAACCCACAGAAGTGTCAACTACAACaagaaagaggagaaaaataaaaaaatcctcaATTTTAATACTGCGAAAAGGTGGCTGACCAATCAGTTCAACCATAAAAATCTTTTGAACATCATTTCGGACATAACGAATTATGACGGCCGGGGTCTCGGCGAAGGTGGTGGGAGGCCTGCCTCGCGGGCGCAGCCTGGTGAGCGCTTTGCAAGCGGCGTTACTGGTGGCACCATCGGAGCTGCTAGTAGTAGCCACACCCGCAGGGGAATGCAGCGGAACGAGGAAGAAACGGTGAACACCAATTCGTCAACTCTGGACGAAAATGAATTTATGATGCAAGTGCTGAACGATAAGGAAAAGTGCTCTCGGCAGGAAAATGGAGGCATGTCGAACAAGATAATCAATAGTGAGCATAACTGCAGAGGTCGAGGTgtgggggaaaaggaaaatggcaCAAGTATCTACGATGCCAATAGTAATGACGGCAACGTACGTTACGGTAGGAGTGACCAGCAAAGTATGAGGACAGAACCACGCGCATCTTATACGAATAAGGAAGATGctcacagaaaaaaaaccatgGACTCTTCAAAAATAAGCATTAACTTGATTGACGATTTATTTACAGATAGGAAGGACAATGAGGAATCGCCAGTTGGTGGAGACCAAACGGATAGGCAAGCAAATAAGCTAAACCACGTACGGCATGATGGTACGAAGGAGTCATATCAAATCGGAGGAAAGAAAGATCAGAATAATTTTCTAAACTGTGGGGAGAATGAGAAAAGGTCTAGTTTAGGCCCACCTGAAGGAAGCCTTCTCagtgacaaaaaaggtgACATTGTAGGCACAGAAGCAGCAGTTGGAGAGGTGGCCACGAACGGGAATAACGATAGTTACTACCAAAATTTGATGTGCATTTATAATGATGAAAAGAAGGGAGCAGTGAGCTCAAGGAACGAAAGCGCTAGTGGTAAAGTTGAGGAGGATAAGGGCGTACCAAACGAGAGGGGGCACAATAAGGTAAGGGATTCTCCAAAAAATGCTTcagaagcagcagcaggagcagcagcagaagaagaagaagaagaggaaggaggaaaaaagaagggagaCCTCAAGGACCTCATTAACAACTCCTACTTCAACGTAAGGAACAACCTCGTTGTGGTGGAAAATAGCGAACCTAGTGAGAAAAGGAACTCCTACCCCCTCAGCTTCAAAAACGTAAATGACGAAAGCGTCAAAgcggatgaaaaaaaaatgaatataaaaatggatatgcacaaaatgttaaaaatgatacaaaaaattctgacAGTCCACATGTACTACTCGTATGACTTTGACTTAACGCAAtgcattcaaaaaaaagtgaaaaagaatATCGAAGAGGTAGATGTAGAACCCAtgttttcttcatcatcaaCTCATAGGAAAAGGTCCTTCCTAAATgtgagcgaaaaaaatttcatgtgGAATTAtcaaatgattaaaaaaatcaagtgTAAATGCAAAATTGATGATAATTGGTTCTGCTCAGTAATTCAGGGCTACATTTCTTACACCTCTATTGAAATAAATAGGAGGTGTTTAGAGCTGCTTCTCATTAGTCGTCGCTCCTCCGTCTTGGGAGGGACACGATTTAATAAGAGGGGCATCAATGATGATGGGTATGTGGCTAACTATGTAGAGACGGAGCAAATTGTAAGAATTAACAATAGGAACATTACCTATTTGAATCGTTTTGACAAGGCTAACATGGCTGTAGATaatgtgaagaagcagaaaggGA GGAGTGCGCCAACTAGTGGTGGAAAGAATATGCATGAAGGGGAGTTGCACCCGTTGGGCAAAGTGCCCCATCCGCTGGAAGAAGAGAAGTCGCGAGGTGGGGAAGGCACTGCCGAGACGAGTGTTAATAACGAAAAGGCTAGCGCCGGGGAGAGCGGCCGAGCCAGTCAGGGGTGCATCAACAGTGACAGCAACTTCGAGAACAGAATAATCTCCCTTGTCCAAATAAGAGGGTCGATTCCGCTCTTCTGGAAACAGCATTCCATGTCATCACACGTAAACATACAGCGCTCTTCACTGCTAAGTATTAAGGCCTTCAAGGAgcacaacaaaaaattgatcaCAAATTATGGCAACAACATTTACTATATAAATCTTCTGagtcaaaataaaaataacgagAAGAAGttaaccaaaaaaatgatcgaGCTGATTAACTATATTAAGAAGGACAAGCATtacaaagagaaaaattttattaactaCATCGAGTATGACTTTCACATTTCTGTAAAGAACAAAAGCTTTGAAGATGCCATGAatgattttattaacaaagTTCTACTGAAGGAGATAAAGAAtgtgtccttttttatggAACCCTCGAAGAGTGTGGTCGAGGGGGGCGCCAATACAAACAGCAGTAGTAGCAACAATATCAGCGAAAACCACGAGTGCGTTTTTCAAAACGGAGTGTTTAGAACCAACTGTTTGGATTGCCTAGACAGAACCAACGTCTTCCAGTACTACTACACGCTGTTCTTCATCCTGTATGTGTTGCATGTGTCAAAAAATGACATCTTTTTAAAGCCAGTAAAAAAATCGCACCTgtgtttttacaaaaattttaatactCTGTTTAATAGCAAGAGTGTGACCATAGTGACTACCCTCCCCACGGACAGCTACCTGCTGGAGCTTTCTGAGAAGTCTGGCATTAACAAGAATTACGACTACAGCAAGGGGAGCAGCAACAGTAGTGGTAGCTTGTTTGAGGATTACTGCTATGTCAACGAGGGGGGAGCCCCCCACAATGAGGAGGGCGCAAACGGTGTGAGTAGCGTAAACAATACGAGCGGCGTGAACAATGCGAGCAGTGTTAACAATACGAGCGGTGTGAACAATACGAGCAGCGTGAACAATATGAGCGGCGTGAACAATATGAGCGGCGTGAACAATATGAGCAGCGTGAACAATATGAGCAGCGTGAACAATATGAGCGGCGTGAACAATATGAGCGGCGTGAACAATATGAGCAGCGTTAATAACGAGAGCAGCGTTAATAACGAGAGCAGCATCAACAACGCGAGTAGCGTTAAAAATGGCGGAAGCAACCTCCATAACGGTAGCAGCCTGAACAGCGGCGGCGGCAAGAAGGAATGCCTCAAGAACGAAATCATGAGCAgaatggaaaaggaggaaaagaaacataGAATGTCTTACAGCAATTACGAGAGGGAAGATGAAAGGAAGTTTAGCGGTCGACAGGAACAGCCTGAtgaatatgtacatattttaaaacatttctttaaaaaaatgtgggtAGAAAATGGAGATATTATTAGTACCCATTACACAGGAACGGGTAGCGTCTTTTCTTCGCAAATAAATGTTGGAAGATCTTCCCTAAGTACAAACATTGACCATGCAATCAAATCTATTGAGAgattttatcaaaataattttgaggATAATTTCAGACAGGAGTGTATCGATATTATTTTGTGCACAGGGAAGTATAGTAAAATTAAgagaagaaattttataGGGGCCGAttttaactattttttaaattacgggaattttatgaataaggAGAGCTTCCTCGGTTTAAGGGGCAGGAATATGGGTCTTTCGATTCCGTATCTACCCTATGGAAGGAATGCGCAGATGAGCAAGGCGCATCCGAGTGAGGGGCTGATCCAAACCGAGCAGGGTACCTCCAAGGAGAATCAcacaaggggaagaagcaaacatAAGCCATCTGAGTATAACACCAATAGCAGCGATTCGAGTGAGAATGGGGTTGAAAATAGTAGTAGCCTGCTCGAAGAGGAGCAAGACGAGGATGAAGGGCGCTTAtcgagggggagaagcaagcAAGGTAAAATTAGAGGACCCAGCAAGAATgcagaaaggaagaagctgGAAGGAAGGAGAACTAAGGAGAGACATTCAGAAGTAGAGGATCCTCTCAGCAAAGGCGTAAATTTTGAGGATGACAAAGGGAAGGACGATGAAGAAGAGTCGGAAGAGCAGCAGGAACACGCATACCAATCACCTCACGCGAAGGAGCCACGTAAAATGCACAAATCGGTGAAGCGggccaaaatgaagaagacgaagaaggtGTATCTGGCGGAGAGCGAAAGCAAGGAGATTGTCCACATGAGGAGGGAAAAGCCCTGCGGGAAATCCACCTCCATGAGCGATGCGTACTCACGAACAAATGTGAACAATGACAGCAGCGCAGAGAACACAATAAACAGCAACAGTAGCAGCAGTGGTAGCAGTGACGTGAGCGGAAGCAGAAGTGAAAGCGGCAGTAGCATCTCAGATATTAACGTCctgaaaaagaggaagaagaaaaaaaaaagaaaaaatgtaaacaaaaaaggaaaggaaaaaaaaaaaagcgatctagtgtatatgaaaaatctgtataaaaaaaaaaaatatatacaacgTGAGGAATAG